GGACGCCGACGATGGCAGCCATCGAGGTGTAGATGTCGTTCAAGCAGTCCTTCGCGAGCGCCGCGAGCGCGGTCGACTGCAACTGGTCGTTGATCCCCACGGTGTAGCGGTAGACCGCGTACATATCGACGATTGCGAACCCGAGCGCCGCGAGCAACAGGGGACTGGCCGTGGGAAATGCACGGTCGACCAGGCTCTGGCCGGAGTCGTAGAGCAGATACAACCCGAGGAGCGCGATCATGGCCCCGACGAACAGCGCCGTCAGGGGTTCGATCCGGTCGTGGCCGTGGGGATGGGTGGCGTCGGGTTCGTCGAACGCGCTCCGGCCCCAGACGAGGACGACGACGCTGGCGACGAGATCGGCCAACGAGTGGGCCGCGTCCGCGAGCAGGGCGATGCTCCCGAAGAGGTAGCCCGCGCCCCCCTCGACGATGATCTTGGCGATGTTGCCGACGACGTTCACCCACGAGGCTCGTGTGAACGCGCTCCGGCCGCCGTCAGCGGCGACGTCGTCGGACATAGGTCGGTTTAGAGGCAGTCTAAACTTGGGTCTTTTCCTTCCGCGGCTCGGCGCCGGCGAGCGAATCGGACCAGCTTTCGCAACGCTCATTGCGACCGCGCGAGAGGACGGATACGACCGCAATTACGCGATCGGGCGATGGGGCCCGCCTGCTCCAACCGCCGGACGAGACCGCCGGCCGGGCGAGGACGACGGCAGTATCGTCGTCTCGCCGTCCGCGCCGAGCGGAAGTCGGCTGACGGTCCCTGTGACGACCCAGTCACGACCATGACCGCCGATCACCCGCTCGTTCGACTCGAAACGCTCGCCTTGATCGCCGTCGGCGGCTTCGCCGGCTCGAACCTCCGCCTGTTCGCGATGGACCTGCTCCCGGACGTTCCCTCGATCGTCCTCGTCAACGCCGTCGGGAGCGCCGTCCTCGGACTGCTGGTCTACGAGGCCGAGTACACCGGCCTGGTCGGCTCGCGGAGCCGCCTGGTCTTTACCACCGGATTCCTCTCGTCGCTGACGACCTACAGCACGTTCGCGCTCCAGACCGCGTTCGCGTCGTCCCCGCTCGCGATGCTTGGAATCGTTGCCGCCAATTACGGGCTCGGGTTCACCGGGGTCCTCGCGGGACGCGGGCTCGCACGCCGGCTCAGTCACGTGCCAGCCGCTGGCGGTGAGACGGCGTGAGCTGGAGTGCGAGCGCGGGCGAGACCGCGTGGCACCTCGCGGCACTCGTCACGTTCGACCCCGACCCGGCCCACGTCGTCGGCACGGGCGGCGCGATCGGGGCGCTCCTCCGGTACTGGGTCTCCCAACGAGTGGCCGGCGACGGGTTTCCGCTGTCGACGTTCCTCGTCAACGTCGTCGGCAGTTTCGTCTTCGGCCTGGCCGTCTTCGCGGGCGCCGGCGAGTCGACGCTTCGCCTGGTCGGCACCGGGATCTGCGGCTCGTTTACGACCTTCTCCTCGTTCTCGGTCGAGACGGTGCGACGCTACGAACGCGGCGACCGCGCCCTCGCGGTCGCCAACGCCGCAGCCAACCTCCTCGCCTCGCTCGCGGCGATCGGCCTGGCGTGGAGCCTCGTCGCCGTCGGGTCCCTCTGAGCGCTGCGAGCGCGCCGAGTCGCGGTCACATCGGCGACGGCCTCGATACATTAGCGAACGATCAGGAACGGTACCAACCCGCACGGCATCGCGCGATCCGTTCGCGTTCGACCCACGGTAGGTTTATGTCCAGACTGGGTTATATGCCGCTATGGAGGCTCGCCAAGAGGCGTGGCGCATCTACCGCGAGTCATTGCCGATCCTCGCGGTCAGCCTCGCTGGTGGGATCTTCTCGGGGACGGTGCTCAGTTCGGACGGGATGACGGCGGGATTCGAACGGTTCCCCGGGCTGTTGTTGTTGCTTCCGGCGTTTCTCGCGACCCGAGGGAACGTCTACGGCGCGCTCGGAGCGCGCATCTCAAGCGGTCTCCATCAGGGGATGATCGACCCGTCGTTCTCGTGGGATCGGCGCCTGGTCAACGCGGTCGCGGCGTCGTTCATCAACGGGATCGGAATCTCGGTGTTTATCGCCGTCCTCTCGTGGGCCATTTTAGAGGTCCTCGGCCGCGAATCGGCCAGGCTGATCGAACTCCTCGGGATCATGCTGGTCTCCGGGGTCCTGACGTCCGCCGCACTGATCTTC
This window of the Natrinema salifodinae genome carries:
- a CDS encoding cation diffusion facilitator family transporter, which produces MSDDVAADGGRSAFTRASWVNVVGNIAKIIVEGGAGYLFGSIALLADAAHSLADLVASVVVLVWGRSAFDEPDATHPHGHDRIEPLTALFVGAMIALLGLYLLYDSGQSLVDRAFPTASPLLLAALGFAIVDMYAVYRYTVGINDQLQSTALAALAKDCLNDIYTSMAAIVGVLGVVAGYPLLDPLAGGLVSVLVVYQGVEIANENVDYLIGAAPGTEKRAQITDALRSHPAVEGVHDLAVFYDGTVLEVEVHVEVDGDMPFREAHDIESELVERLRRLDDVGDAHVHLDPSGIGEWKESADEY
- a CDS encoding CrcB family protein; amino-acid sequence: MTADHPLVRLETLALIAVGGFAGSNLRLFAMDLLPDVPSIVLVNAVGSAVLGLLVYEAEYTGLVGSRSRLVFTTGFLSSLTTYSTFALQTAFASSPLAMLGIVAANYGLGFTGVLAGRGLARRLSHVPAAGGETA
- the crcB gene encoding fluoride efflux transporter CrcB, with product MSWSASAGETAWHLAALVTFDPDPAHVVGTGGAIGALLRYWVSQRVAGDGFPLSTFLVNVVGSFVFGLAVFAGAGESTLRLVGTGICGSFTTFSSFSVETVRRYERGDRALAVANAAANLLASLAAIGLAWSLVAVGSL
- a CDS encoding magnesium transporter; this encodes MEARQEAWRIYRESLPILAVSLAGGIFSGTVLSSDGMTAGFERFPGLLLLLPAFLATRGNVYGALGARISSGLHQGMIDPSFSWDRRLVNAVAASFINGIGISVFIAVLSWAILEVLGRESARLIELLGIMLVSGVLTSAALIFGLLALVFASYEYGLDPDNLIGPIVTTLGDIFGVVFLFVAVTVVGVAF